The Rhizobium rhododendri nucleotide sequence CCTTTTCAGTCTGTTCGGTTCGGGAACGGTCATCGCCTGCGGCGATACAGGCTGGGGCGACGAGATTGCCCTCGGCATGAAGGTCACCATCGTCGTCGCGCTGTCCACCCTGCCGGTCGGCCTTGCCATCGGCTTCCTCGTGGCGCTCGGCCAGCAGTCGGAAGAAAAGTCCGTACGGCTGGCGGCCAGCATCTACACGACGATCTTCCGCGGTCTTCCCGAACTGCTAACGCTGTTCATCGTCTATTACGGCATCCAGATCGCCCTCCAGAGCCTGCTTGCCTCTCTCGGCTACGAGGGACGCGTCGAGATCAATGCCTTCGTGGCCGGCATGCTGGCTCTCTCGGTGGTGTTTTCCGCCTATTGCGCCGAAGTCCTGCTATCGGCATTCCGCGCCATCCCCAAAGGCCAGTACGAGGCTGGCGATTCGCTGGGCCTCGGGCGATTTCGCACCATGCAGCTGATCGTCCTGCCGCAGCTGATCCGTATCGCCCTGCCCGGCCTCGGGAACCTCTGGATGAACCTCCTGAAGGACACCTCCTACGTCTCGATCATCGGCCTGACCGACATCCTGCGCCAGACCGGCATCGCGGTGCGCGTCACCAAGGATGCCTTCGGCTTCTACCTGCTTGCCTGCGGCC carries:
- a CDS encoding ABC transporter permease, producing the protein MSGAFSALGSLWDRMSTIFDPLCGPVGLFSLFGSGTVIACGDTGWGDEIALGMKVTIVVALSTLPVGLAIGFLVALGQQSEEKSVRLAASIYTTIFRGLPELLTLFIVYYGIQIALQSLLASLGYEGRVEINAFVAGMLALSVVFSAYCAEVLLSAFRAIPKGQYEAGDSLGLGRFRTMQLIVLPQLIRIALPGLGNLWMNLLKDTSYVSIIGLTDILRQTGIAVRVTKDAFGFYLLACGLYLFLAIVSSVGLGFIDRWTKRSEASR